In a genomic window of Clavelina lepadiformis chromosome 7, kaClaLepa1.1, whole genome shotgun sequence:
- the LOC143466174 gene encoding uncharacterized protein LOC143466174, which produces MDFIISRKGSDMISYEGFLYRKDKTKLNTINWRCAKTGCKGRLTTSLQYREQQQPLVSSGVHTHPPNPLEVAARRVENSVKTAAVRTRNPPRRIVQDALTEVNEEVAAAVGSSTNLRQTIRRKRKATDNNPPAPVNVGELFIPDMLRQTTDQRGFLLYDSGSGDVHRMLIFSTDQFLQTLHDSEHWMCDGTFKVSPSLFYQVYTVHAMIRNNVLPCIFVLLPNKQQVTYSQMWTEIKSLKPGLAPRSVQIDFELASKAALIEAFPQTHIYGCYFHLGQSLWRKIQENGLQRLNVQDDNIRMALKMLLALAFLPVDEVSDAFDELVADYPAEVMPLVNYFEDNYVGRRNRRGDRRQPLFPVHMWSVKARQDAGLPRTNNQLESWHNAFQGSTETHHPSIFRFIEALRREEALQRANRTQLLQGRDLTQRMKRYVTMNTRITVVQQNRGQYDLRQFLRALAHNLEINMA; this is translated from the coding sequence atggattttataatttcaagaaaaggaAGTGACATGATAAGTTATGAAGGCTTTTTGTACaggaaagacaaaacaaagttaaatacaaTCAATTGGAGATGTGCTAAAACAGGTTGTAAAGGTCGCCTAACGACAAGCCTTCAGTATCGTGAGCAACAACAACCCCTAGTGAGCAGTGGCGTCCACACGCATCCACCAAACCCTTTGGAAGTGGCAGCCAGGAGAGTTGAAAACAGTGTAAAAACAGCTGCAGTAAGAACACGGAATCCACCACGAAGAATCGTGCAGGATGCATTGACCGAAGTTAATGAAGAAGTTGCAGCAGCTGTTGGCTCTTCCACAAATCTGCGTCAAACCATCAGACGGAAAAGGAAAGCAACAGACAACAACCCCCCAGCTCCTGTTAATGTAGGAGAACTGTTCATACCTGATATGTTGAGACAAACAACAGACCAGCGTGGCTTCCTGCTCTATGACAGTGGGTCTGGAGATGTTCATCGGATGCTTATTTTCAGCACAGATCAGTTTCTTCAAACCTTACACGATTCCGAACACTGGATGTGTGATGGTACATTCAAAGTGTCACCATCCCTTTTTTATCAAGTATACACTGTGCATGCTATGATACGAAACAATGTGCTTCCCTGCATTTTTGTTCTACTCCCAAATAAGCAACAAGTAACATACTCTCAAATGTGGACTGAAATCAAATCACTGAAACCTGGACTCGCTCCAAGAAGTGTACAGATCGACTTTGAACTAGCTTCCAAAGCTGCGCTCATTGAAGCATTTCCTCAAACGCACATCTACGGCTGTTACTTTCACTTGGGACAATCGCTCTGGAGAAAGATTCAGGAAAACGGACTGCAACGGTTAAATGTGCAAGACGACAATATTCGGATGGCACTGAAAATGCTCCTTGCTCTTGCCTTTCTACCAGTGGATGAAGTGAGCGATGCCTTTGATGAATTGGTGGCAGACTACCCAGCAGAAGTAATGCCTCTCGTAAATTACTTCGAAGACAACTACGTGGGCCGAAGAAACAGACGGGGAGACAGACGACAGCCATTGTTTCCCGTACATATGTGGAGTGTGAAAGCCAGACAAGATGCGGGACTGCCACGAACCAACAACCAGCTAGAGAGTTGGCACAATGCGTTTCAGGGATCAACGGAAACTCATCATCCTTCCATCTTTCGATTCATCGAAGCTTTAAGACGGGAGGAAGCCCTTCAACGGGCAAACCGAACCCAGCTACTACAAGGCAGAGACCTGACTCAGCGAATGAAAAGATACGTGACAATGAACACACGAATCACTGTTGTACAGCAAAATCGAGGCCAGTATGATCTGCGGCAGTTCCTTCGAGCCCTTGCTcacaatttagaaataaacatggcttga
- the LOC143464686 gene encoding uncharacterized protein LOC143464686, which translates to MKGLITAGRTFLALQRQQFTPKRKIAMDRDNYEIKYPALGITVIGLAVCAWIIKEINMEDKRATEYWVARTPLAERERDPDVDVLRYRKTSFNVKE; encoded by the exons ATGAAAGGTTTAATTACAGCAG GACGAACATTTTTAGCTTTACAAAGGCAGCAATTTACacctaaaagaaaaattgcCATGGATCGTGAcaattatgaaataaaatatccTGCTCTGGGAATAACTGTTATTGGACTTGCTGTATGTGCATGGATCATCAAAGAA ATCAATATGGAAGATAAGAGGGCTACAGAATATTGGGTTGCACGAACGCCATTAGCAGAACGAGAACGTGATCCAGATGTTGATGTTTTGCGATACAGGAAGACATCTTTCAATGTTAAAGAATGa